A window of Prionailurus bengalensis isolate Pbe53 chromosome E1, Fcat_Pben_1.1_paternal_pri, whole genome shotgun sequence genomic DNA:
GCCAGAGGATTTAAGCTGTTGTTCTCTTGTGCATCAGAGAGCTAAGTTAAAATACGCCCATGATAACTAAAGGGTTATCTCTGACACCCATGATCTTTGTGCATATCCAGAAGTTcagtggatttatttttaattccagggCCTAATGACTTAATTTTCTAAAGAGATTCTCTGCTCTCATCAGAGCCTCATCTCTTGTAGAGAGTAGTGGAGCGTGTGTCCAATGGATGGAAGTATCCTGCTTTCTTCAGAGAGACAGTTGTAGAATTCCACATCACCCTTGCAAACTCTGCCTTCGAACTTGATGTCATAGGAATTTATTTACTGAACTTTGTGAAAGCTGACCTTTAACCTAGATTTCAGTGTCAAGAGAAATCATGGTCATAAGTGGAATCTAGGCCACTGAAGTTGGAAACCCAGAGTAAATGTGGAGAGGCCTCACCTAGCACCTTTTtctatagaaagagaaaacataagagaacaACAGCTTTACTGGAACAAACATTGTGGGTTGGTCACAACCGAAGGAGACAAAGTAGGGTTTCCACATTCAACCCAGCCAATATAGAACTTAAGAGCTGGGTTCACATTTCCAGGACTGGGTTTGTGTGGTAATGAGGCCACTTTCCTTTGCATTGATAGAGCGAGCCATTCAGCTATTGTTGGGGTGCCAGCGTGATGCCCAGAGCTTCCTGTCAGGAGAACACAGTCTGGTGGGAGAAATGGAGGATGACCTGGCCCAGGCCTATGCTGCCTTAGGTATGacttgtgtcttcattttctgttctgAGGAACAAGTTTGCCTTGTGTGTTTGGTCATGACCCTGGCCTACCTCTTAGCCTTCAGCTAAAGCTGTTCTCCCTCTTACTGAGCTTTACACACCCTGAAAACATTCATCCACAGTTGACTGTGATTCTCTCCTGGAACCAGATTTTTGTGTCTCTGCAGGGGACTGGCAAAAGTCAGCTACCCATCTACAGAAGAGTCTCCAAGTGGTTGAGGTTCGCCATGGGCCGTCCAGTGTTGAAATGGGCCATGAGCTCTTCAAACTGGCCCAACTCTTCTTCAACGGGtaagtctttctcttttttcctgacaCTTTCCAGGCCACTCCCTGTATTTCATTAGGTTCTTCTGTCCTTTACCTTTTTTCTGTGGTGCCGTTAAGCATGTTGAAACTTCTTCGTTTCCCCTTTAGGAGAgatcctttccttctgttttatggAAAAATGGGAGCTTTAGAATCTCCTCCTGAGAGATATGGGGAAAGCTCTTAGCTCTGAAAGGAGATTCCTAGGGAGAAGTTGCCAAGCAGTCCCACCACCTGCATGTGGCCCCTCTTCTCAGTCCTTGGGTTCCTCAcacctctctcactgccctcacTCTCGCAACTTCAAGTCCAGgagctcttcctcctccctaTCCTGTTCCTCTTAAAGCAGCTCTTCTCAACCAGGAGTAATTTTGCCCCCAGGAGATGtctgacaatgtctggagacagttGGTTGTCACAATTCAGGGTAGAGACCAGAGATGCTGTTACCACAGCTAAGAATTGTCCGGCCCAAAATGCCGATAgtgtcaaggttgagaaaccctgctttgGAGGTTTCACGGAAGGAGCAGTAGGGTTGATGTCATCTACCTTTGCGGCTGAGATCACTGGGAGGCCCTATTTCTAGATGGAATACTTACTTCCAGCCTTGCTAAAGCTGCCATCAGTGCACCCTGGCTGAGGCAGTGTTTGAAGCTTGATCCTAAGATTACGAATGGTTTGTGGATCTGATACCCAAGACACAGAGGTCACCCAtttggtcagagagagagagagagagaacagggctGCAGAGGCAGGTCAGGGATGGACTTGGTTACCTGGAGACGAAGGCTCCTGAGTAAACCGTGGCATAAACACCAGATTAACACTTTGAGATTTTCCCATTTCTCAGGACCTTGGAACCTTCATGCTTTTCCTGATAACTTTGTTTTCAATCTCTGCCTTGCCGTGTGTTCGTGAAAGTCTCTCACCAACCCTTCCAGACTGTAAGATCCTTGAGGACAAATTGACCTTCtataactttgtatttttcacaGGGTGCGAGTAGACCCTTGATTAAAGTTTGCTTGGTTGAATGGGTGAATTTACTCCTTTTACCTCCCGTGGTTCAGGTTTGCAATACCAGAGGCGCTGAATACAatacaaaaggcagaaaaggtTCTGATGGTGCACTATGGCCCTTGGAATGATGAGATCCAGGAGCTCCAAAAGATGAGATCTTGCTTATTGGACTTACCACCCATCCCTGCAGGGCCTTCTGTGCAGGgtccaaatgttttcttccaataGTTAACTACCCTCCCATAAAAACTCCCAGTTCCCAGAAAAGACTTAAAACTAGTGTCTGGAGAGTCTAAGCACTTTAAAAGGATTTTAGCTCATCTGCAGGCATCTGGAAGTTAGCCTGGGGTTTTGGCTAGACTCCACCTCACTAAATGATGATAGTCTGTTTCCCTGGAACATTCCTATGGTTTCTAGTAGTAATGAAATGTTATGTACCACTCCAGTGGGAACTTCAGCTCTTGGTAGTTGGTAGTTGTAttgtaattgaaaaataattataaagcaagAAATCACCGAGGCTCCTTACCTCTATCTAGAGTCACCATTTCCTGTATGATATCTAGCTTTCTCGAATCCTTTGTTAAAACTGGTACAGTGTAAATtgtaaatagagaaataaatatggGGCCACTTTACTGTTGATCAGTTTCTTCCTGTCCTTATTATCTGCCTCTCATTCTATGCTCGTGGCAGACTCGCTGACCAAACACTAATAAAATCGAGCTTATAGTAATGACATGCGCGCCTCCGTTCTCAGTTGTGTTTATTAGCAAGCCTGAAAAGAGACTCCTTTCTACCAGACCTCCCCAAGCTGGTAAATACAGACTGCATATGTACTGAGAcattgggggcaggggggcttcAAACGATGCTGAGGGTACAGGCGTTGCTGCTTGTGGTTTCAAACTTGAGGGACAAAAGGTAGGGATGACGGCTCTTTTCTACCTGGATAGGTAGCAATAGTCTAGATTCCATCCTGTTCAGGAGGCTAGGAGACTCTGTTCTGAGCCCTGGTTGCTATATAGCACCATCGGTGACCAAGTGGTTTCAATGAATCAGTGGAAAAGAATGTCAGGTCCACAGTGCTTTGAGAGCTTGCCCACCCTGGCCATGACCAGGAAGTGTCCATTGCTTGCCTCAGCATTATAATCTGGAAATGATTAGCCCTGAAGATGTCTGGCAGTAGCTTTTCAGGAAGCtgagtgtttaaattttttttttaattttttttaatgtttgtttatttttgagagagagagacagaacgtgagtgggcaagaggcagagagagagggagacacagaatctgaagcaggctccagcctctgagctgtgagcacagagcccgacgcagggcttgaactcatgaaccatgagattgtgacctaagcttCAGCTTAGGTTCAgcttaagttggacacttaactaattgagccacccaggcaccccaggaagctGAGTGTTTAGAACACAGTTTGCATTCAAACATTTGAATGAAGGTCAGGCAGAATCTCATTTATCCAAATTCTCTCTACTAATTCACTGTGGCAAGACAGTGGCCagttaggtttttgttgttgtttgtttgtttgtttgtttgtttcatagagataaatttttcttcttgaaaatttAGTCCTGAGGACAGTTCTGTATTATGTTCCAAACACTTGACATGTCTCATGTTCCTAAAAAAAGGTCCTGTTATACTGTGTAAAATAGACATACTCCCcgaaaaagaatacatttagaatttttcaCATATCAGGTCCCATTTTAGGTGTACTTGGGAGCTCTCTTTAAATGctttatgaaatatttcctgAAGTTACAAATTACCTCCCTTATCTGTCTGTGTTATCCTGTGTTGTCAGGTGATACTAGCTTGACTGGGGACTATCTGTGCTTGCATTAAAACCTAAAGTTTGGTTTATTTAAGAGCATGCCCCACTGAGTATAAGTTATAAGTTATATACTGAGTATAAGTTATACTCTTATAAACCGtgacttctggggcgcctgggtggcccagtcagttaggcgttcgactttggttcaggtcatgatctcatgattcatgggtttgagccctgcatggggctctgtgctgacagctcagagcctggagcctgcttccaattctgtgtctccctgtctctctgctcctcccctgcttgcttgctctctctttctctgaaaactaagtaaacattaaaaaaaatttttttttaaatggtgacttTCTGCAGAGTTTTAGACAGACCCAGGCTATAACTATAGTACCAGAAAATTACTAAAGGGCTATTTATCTTAATATTAAACTTAACATAGCTCAAAATAGGAGGAACAGGGCAACAATAGTTAAGGATAAAGCACGTTTATTGCAAAGTATACATTGAAACATGATAGGGGCAGCCTTCGTGTAATATGTAATCAGCCACCCcctaggcttttctttttctgggatatTTGAACTTGAAACTGGAGCATTAAATGCCCCTGGGGTCCAGAATTTTGCCTATGAAGAGAAGGgcccctgtgtctgtgtctctcagtaCGAAAATGAAAGGTTGGTTAAGGTGATAGTCCAGGGGAAAGGTGAGGCGGGCAGGCTGGAGCCCTGCGCTGGGGGCAGTGCTGGCCCCATCCTCATTCCACTCGAAGCCACCTCGATGTTCCACTTGAGTAAGTTTAATAGGTTTGCCTGTGATCTTGCTAAAGTCTGGCGAATCAAACAAGGATTGTAGTTCTgcagagattgagagagattTCCGTTAAAACCCTGCCTTACCCAACACCCCGAGGAAGAATATGCTCCTGATTCTTAAGTCCTGATTCTCAAGAAGGCAGGCAAGCTGGGAGTAGAACACCACTTTGGACATTCTGTGAGGTATGAACACAGGCCTCTGGGCTGGGTAGGgagtaagtgacttgcccaagagcACACAGCAAGCGAGGTTAAGATTAGAAACCAGCTCAACAGACCTGTCTTGAGACGCAGTGTTCTATTAAAAGATGCATGCTTCTGGGGCTGAGGAATGTGTCTGATAAGGAAGGCAGTTCAGTCTTCCCCAGTCATCCCTGGCTTCCCTACTCAAGGGCCATGGAGCCCTTGAGTTCTGCTTATCAAGGTGGAAGGCTCCAAGGCTCAACCCCATGCACCCCAAGAGCAAGGGGGTCTTGCGGACATACTCATCTCCTGCAGGGACTTAGTGACTTCGCCTTCATAACTCAGCTTCAGCTTGGGGATGGTCAAGACGGCTTGAATAGTCTTCAGCTCTCGGTCTATGTCATGAATGAATTCAGAGGTGAGGCTCTCTTCTATCATGGTCAGGTTCTGGGTTACTTTCAGAGGCAGGAAAAAGATGATGCTCATGCTGCCGGTCAAGGGCAGCTGGGCAATCTGCAACAATAGAGAAGGAGCACAGGGGTTAGTGCTTTGAAGCCCAAGAGCCCAGGGCTAGACACACACTCCAGGATGCCTTCTCCTCTCCTGTTTGGGTCCCTGGCCATGCCTTCCCCGGCCCCTAATCTATTTAACAACTGTCCTTCTAGGCCACTGCTTTCTGGCAGCAAGATATCTACTCTGGTTCCTTCCAAAGAGTAGACTCTTGTCTTTTCTTACCTCAGCCTAATACCAACTAAAGTTATGTGCTGAAAGAATTTTCTCCTGTGGTTCTAAGGAGCTAGGATTGAATCCCAGGTCCGTATTTTCTCCTGAGGATTGTCTGCCAATAGTTACTGATCATCTGTTATGTACAGAGCCCTGGACTAGAAGGTGGGGGGCGTTGAGCACAGCAACACAGAAGCAGTAATAAAATGAGTCTTTGGAGCAGAGGTTGTGAACCTAAGGTCCATGGGACAAACAGCATCAGGAGTCCTAACGGCCCCTGAAACCACATACAGAAATGTGTGCATGGGTATACGTGGCTTTTCTCTCCAGTGTTTTGGGCGTTCTGTCAGATTCCCAAAGAAAAAGGTTTAAGAACTACTGATTTAGAATTAAAAGATGTCTAGTATATGTGAAAGATTTAGAATGCCAGCAATTCGGAGTTTGtgacagtttgttttttaattttttaatgtttagttacttttgagtgagagagagagagagcagggaaggggtagagggagagaatctgaagcaggctccaggctctgagctgtcagcacagagctcgatgcggggctcaaactcaacagggtgcaagatcatgacctgagctgaagtggggcacttaaccaactgagccacccaggcgcctgagtttgtgacagttttttaaagtttcgctttgaattctagaaataaaagatctccccaaagagagaaaaggagaaagagagaggaagatggtggaaaaaagacaagaaaacaccAACATTTGAGTTGTCCACTCTTGGCCCATTTCGcattatcttctctcttttttttttttttaaagtagaccccatgcccaacatgaggctcaactcacgaccctgagatcaagagtcgacgGCTTTacctactgagtcagccaggcggcCCTCCCATTATCtattaatccttacaacaaaccCTGAGAGGATAAGTTTCAATACCTGTCCTTCttcattttaagaagaaaggctcagagaagctgtTGACTTGCTAAAAGTCCCACAGAATTTAGACAGCTATCACATCTCAAAGGTCATCTTATTTCCACTATACCATCCTGCCTATCTCAGTCCCCCCGGCACCCACCACTCACCCTACCCCCTACAGACCTTGCAACTGAGATCAGAGTCCAAGCCGTAGCGTAAAGTGGCCTTAGGGTCTGACATCATGGGGACTCTCACGGTCCTCTCCTCATCCAAATGGAAATCTTCAAGGGAAGTCTTTCTGGGGTCAAACTTTGTTACCCACTGCCCTGGAATGAAACAAATGGGGTGCCCTGAGCCCCGGGAGACCAGACAGGCATTGGGACCATGGTGTGAGACCAAAGCATATTGTGGAAAGCTGCCTGGCTAAAGCAACCGCTCCAGAATGTGCAGGCTGGACCACAATATGTCTAGGATCTGAACACCTTCCGTGTATAGACtcaggaggaaggaaatacaTTGATTTTAGTGATTTGATGGTCTGGATTATACAATAATATCCTCCTGTGATAGCCCAGGGGGAAAAGTAAACTGGTATCTACTTCTGCAGTGAGGTGTCTGGGAGACAGCATCGAAGGAGGTCAGAGCTGTAAGGGACCTCAGCATCACCCCCTCACATCTGAAAAAGCGCCGAAGCCCAAGAGGGGTGAAGGCACTTGGCAGTACAGCGATGTGATAACCAAGCTCCCTTAGTCTGACGTGACCTTCTGGAGATCAGTGCTTCAAGGAGGGCTTTTCTCAAGGTTAGGGGTCCACTGTTGCTACCGCCCGAGAGCTGGTTGTAAAGCATCGGAGGTTGTCCAAATCCCACCCAAGTCTTATCTGAATGGGGCCAGCCTCGCATGGCGAACAACGGTTTGTCGAATACTTGCCGTGTCCTGGGCACAGTGCTCTGGTCGATGTGAAGATAGGAGACGGTACAGACAGAGGGCCTCTGACGTGTGTCATCCCGTGTTAGAGGTGAGGGAATAGGCCCGGGAAGGCTGTGAGGCCTGCGCAGGGCTCTGCAGCCGGGAAAGGCCGAGCTGGGCTTTGACCCCCCTGTGACTCCAGCCCAAATCTAACGGTGGCCCGCCCCAAACAGGCACAAGAGTGGTAGTGCTCTCTTGTCTGGGCTGGTCTTTCTGCATAAGCCTCTTCGCTTTGTAGGCACTCCCCACGTTTGCCTGGGATTAGGTGACGAGCACAGAGCTCTCAGGCAAGGGTGTTTCCCGGGTCATCCTCTGGCTGTTCGCCTCTGGGTTCCTGCTGAGCTCCATCTCTGACGTCccgcccttccccagcccctcggacacccaccacccacccttgGCCAAACGAGAGGTGGAGGAGCCCTCACCCTTGAAGTAAGCCACACCGAGAAGGAGAATGCTGATTTCACTGGGTATCTCCCGTGTGGACCTAGCAATTTTCCCTTTCATCTGGGCCTGCACCCAGTTGTTAACCTCCTGAAGGTCCAAGCGAGAGTTGCCGGTCAGGATTCTGGGCCTGGTGCCGTAGGACTTTTCCAGTGGCGCGACAAAGCTGGATTTTATCCGCAGCTCTGGGGAGACATGGAGAGAGAATGTGCTCTGAGAGCTAACCAGCATCCGCTGTTTGAGAGCATGCCAGGCTCAGGTTCTGGTTTACCACTCAGCAGGACCCGACTTCCTGCCTAGTGACTTCCCGTGACTTGCCGGGACTTTGTGCCAGCTTCCCCAGGCTCTGGACAGGGAACAACCAGTTTCTCTCATTGCCATTTCTCTTTGTGTTAccgccctcccccaaccctcccgCTGTCTCCCTCAGGCCACTTCTTCTTTCTGATCCTCTTTGAGCTCACGGGCCCCTTCCTGCCCACCAGTGCCAGCCCCAGCCTGGACAGATGTGATCTAGTGTTTAGAATGAAGCCCCCATGTGGAGGAGAGAGCTCCATATTCCTCGGGCATCCCTAGCTAGCAAGGTGACTCACTCCTCTCAAAGATGATCCGGGAAGCACTCTTGAAGTTCTTCTGGGGGGCAGTGACGGCAGCAAGGAGCTCCTTATAGGTGCCGTGGATGTCCGGGTTGCTGATCAGGTCATAGTAGAGAGCCCGGTGAATGGTGGATTCTGTCCTCTGTTCTGCTCCTGTCAGAGAGACATGGGTGGGAGCCTCACTAACTGCCCACCGGGGCCCAGATCAGGCCAGATCTCAGGACAGGCCACCACACTCTAGTCTTTTACTGCTCATACTGGAAACATCTTAGACTGGCAAGAAATTTGAAGgcaatggaagaaaaatgtttttttctaatgcaGGCTAAGGTCATCAGGCCTAGAGAGCGCAATAAGGGTAGGACTGAGAGGTATAAGCCCCGATGCATCTCCATCACAGCTGTTACCAGAACGTTTTGTGGTTACCTGTTTATTAGTCTTAGCTAATAGAGACTCATTAGCTCAGCTAATATGAACTCAGCTGCGAGCCGAGGGCGGGTAGAGACCACGCCTGCTTGTGTGCAGTTGAACCCCCATAATCTAGCCGGACGGCTGGTATGCAGAAGCTtcttgaaggaatgaatgagtgttGAGTCACCCTGTCTATGAGTGGTCCCAAGGCCTCACCCCTGAGTCAGCAGTGCTCAGCGCCTCCGGGGAGCGAGGAAGGGATTGTACGTGAACATGCAGGGGACCTCAGCAGGCCAGTCTCTCAAGCACCTCTTCGCCCCTTCCTGAGGGGAAGAGTCTCTAGGACTTAGAGAGGCATGTACACGCAGAGGATTCTGGGGCCGTCTGCGTCTGAGAACTCACCCagtgagagggcagagagagcagtggCCACGCTGAGTGGAGACAGCAGCACATTGGCAGTAGGGCTCAGGCTGGACCTCACGCGGTACAGATCATAGCCGAAGTTGGAGACGGCCGCTGCCAGCTTGTTCACGGGGACCTTGAAGAAGGGGTCCTCCTCCTCCACCGGCACCCCTGTGGTGTCAGGAGCTGGGGAGTCCTGGATTTGAGTAAAAAGGGCCATTAGAGATGAGCCGTGGATGACTGGTCTCGTTGCTTTGAGTGGGATTGTCATTCTGGCCCCTTACAGCCATCCCGCCTGAGGACCGTCCATGTAGCCTAACTTTGGAATGTGTCTGTGCTCCCTGATCATGCAGGAGCTCTCTGCTGGGGACAGACAGCCCCAAATGGAAATCAGTTGACCACATTTAAACACTGGTGACCTGTGAGCCTCAGGcctataataattttaaaaaagagagaaagagcctcCTGCCTTCCAAGGAACTCTGTTCTCAGCCCAGAGCAAGCTACCTGTCTGTTCCCCCTTGCTTACTGCTCCCAGGTCTCTACCTGGACCC
This region includes:
- the SERPINF1 gene encoding pigment epithelium-derived factor encodes the protein MQALMLLLWAGALLGPGSCQDNAGSLEDSPAPDTTGVPVEEEDPFFKVPVNKLAAAVSNFGYDLYRVRSSLSPTANVLLSPLSVATALSALSLGAEQRTESTIHRALYYDLISNPDIHGTYKELLAAVTAPQKNFKSASRIIFERKLRIKSSFVAPLEKSYGTRPRILTGNSRLDLQEVNNWVQAQMKGKIARSTREIPSEISILLLGVAYFKGQWVTKFDPRKTSLEDFHLDEERTVRVPMMSDPKATLRYGLDSDLSCKIAQLPLTGSMSIIFFLPLKVTQNLTMIEESLTSEFIHDIDRELKTIQAVLTIPKLKLSYEGEVTKSLQEMKLQSLFDSPDFSKITGKPIKLTQVEHRGGFEWNEDGASTAPSAGLQPARLTFPLDYHLNQPFIFVLRDTDTGALLFIGKILDPRGI